In Rhodothermales bacterium, the genomic stretch AGACGAGACGGCGCGGTAGAAGCCCGTCCAGTTGAAATGATCAAACGAATTGTGCAGCTCACAGGCGGTCGTCGCCATCGCAGCAATCCAGTCCGTCTCACCATCCAGCAACGCCTGAATCGCCGCAAGGACACGAACGTATCTGTCGTCTCGATTCTCAGTCGAGCTCTGCAATCTCTGACGTTCTGACAACATCTTGCTGGCGACTAACTATTCAAACTTCACTCCTTTCCAGAATGCTACGTGGTCCTTTATCTGGGAGGCCGCGGCCTTGGGATTCGGATAGTACCACGCCGCATCTCTATTCACTTCTCCGTTCACATCCAACGAATAGTAATTCGCCAGGCCCTTCCACGGGCACGTCGACGTGGTCTCGCTCTTTAGAAGGTACCTGGGGTCGAGTGACTCGGGAGGGAAGTAGTGATTTCCCTCAACGACTACCGTGTCGTTGCTCTCGGCAATGATGACGTC encodes the following:
- a CDS encoding DUF427 domain-containing protein, which produces MKAIWNDVIIAESNDTVVVEGNHYFPPESLDPRYLLKSETTSTCPWKGLANYYSLDVNGEVNRDAAWYYPNPKAAASQIKDHVAFWKGVKFE